In Candidatus Dormiibacterota bacterium, the following are encoded in one genomic region:
- a CDS encoding efflux RND transporter periplasmic adaptor subunit: protein MAKRMLIMLLVVAAFIATMGFVKYRRDQTAKAQFGSYQPPPEAVTTVIAQKEEWQGSLGAIGTVAAVNGVMVSADLPGVVQKIAFGSGDRVESGQLLVQLDTRQEQAQLAAATAKLELARMNLDRIRGLREEGINSQTEYDTAVAEQKQAEGVVGEVGATIERKTIHAPFSGILGIRQVNLGQYLKSGDPIVQLQSHDPIYVNFDVPQQELVRVRVGGSVSVTAEGPPPIELTGRITAIDSVVDESTRNVRVQATFENRQGRIRPGMFVTARALLDAREPVIALPASAISYAPFGDSVFVVEDVKGPNGQSYRGVRQQFIKIGSARGDQVAVLSGISAGAEVVTSGVFKLRNGAAVAVNNATQPSNNPAPKPEDN, encoded by the coding sequence ATGGCGAAGAGAATGCTCATCATGCTCCTGGTCGTGGCGGCCTTCATCGCGACCATGGGATTCGTGAAGTACAGACGGGACCAGACCGCCAAGGCGCAATTCGGGTCGTATCAGCCGCCCCCGGAGGCGGTCACCACGGTCATCGCCCAGAAGGAGGAGTGGCAGGGGTCGCTCGGGGCCATCGGGACGGTGGCGGCGGTGAACGGTGTCATGGTCAGCGCCGATCTCCCCGGCGTCGTCCAGAAGATCGCGTTCGGATCGGGGGACCGGGTCGAGTCCGGCCAGCTGCTCGTGCAGCTCGACACGCGCCAGGAGCAGGCGCAGCTCGCCGCCGCCACGGCGAAGCTCGAGCTGGCGCGCATGAACCTCGACCGGATCCGCGGCCTCAGGGAGGAGGGGATCAACTCCCAGACCGAGTACGACACCGCGGTGGCCGAGCAGAAGCAGGCGGAGGGGGTCGTGGGTGAGGTCGGCGCCACCATCGAGCGCAAGACCATCCACGCGCCGTTCTCGGGAATCCTCGGGATCCGCCAGGTGAACCTCGGGCAATACCTGAAGAGCGGCGATCCGATCGTCCAGCTCCAGTCGCACGATCCGATCTACGTGAACTTCGACGTCCCGCAGCAGGAGTTGGTGCGGGTGCGGGTGGGCGGTTCCGTGAGCGTGACGGCCGAAGGCCCTCCTCCGATCGAGCTGACGGGGAGGATTACGGCGATCGACTCGGTCGTCGACGAATCCACCCGCAACGTCCGGGTGCAGGCCACCTTCGAGAACCGCCAGGGACGGATCCGGCCGGGCATGTTCGTCACGGCGCGGGCGCTCCTCGACGCCAGGGAGCCGGTCATCGCGCTGCCGGCCTCGGCCATCAGCTACGCGCCGTTCGGCGACTCGGTCTTCGTCGTCGAGGACGTGAAGGGTCCGAACGGTCAGTCCTACCGCGGCGTGCGCCAGCAGTTCATCAAGATCGGCAGCGCGCGCGGCGACCAGGTCGCGGTCCTGTCGGGGATCTCGGCCGGGGCGGAGGTCGTCACGTCGGGCGTCTTCAAGCTGCGCAACGGGGCGGCGGTGGCGGTGAACAACGCCACGCAGCCCTCGAACAACCCGGCGCCGAAGCCCGAGGACAACTGA
- a CDS encoding efflux RND transporter permease subunit has translation MKLTDLFIRRPVLAIVVNLVILIAGLQSIRTLAVRQYPRSDVAVINVTTAYVGASADLVRGFITTPLERVIASADGIDYIESTSAQGVSTITVHLKLNYDTNAALTQIQAKVAQVRNTLPPEAEAPIIDLQTADAQFAAMYIGFSSAILDQNQITDYLTRVVQPKLSAVSGVQRADILGDRTFAMRVWLKPEKMAALRISATDVRTALARGNYLSALGRTKGSMVSVNLIANTDLKSAEEFRQIVVKEENGVIVRLGEIADVVLGAENYDTDVRFSGQTATFMGIWVLPTVNSLEVVKRVRGALPEIQAQLPAGIKAGVAYDSTVYIENAIDEVLKTLGETLLIVIVVIYLFLGSVRAVMIPVVAIPISLVGAVFLMLVAGFSINLLTLLAIVLSVGLVVDDAIVMVENVERHLSMGQRPIEAALAAARELVGPIIAMTITLATVYTPVAIQGGLTGTLFREFAFTLAGAVIVSGIVALTLSPMMGSRLLRSGDTERGFAGLINRRFEALRSMYTRHLSRTLAFRPVVLVLWAIVVLLMVPFYMFSQHELAPTEDQGFVFAIIQSAPNATLEQTMLFATKVGEVFGSFPESDITFQITSPGGGFGGMVLKPWSQRKKTAEQLKMEAAGALSKLPGVRMIPLSPPPLPGSEGFPVEFIVGSTGEPAQIADLAGQLVRKAYASGLFMYADTDVKFDQPQTEVVFDRDKVRSLGVDMSQAGADLSTLLGGNYVNRFSIQGRSYKVIPQVKRSERLTTDQLKDIYVTGPEGRPVPLSTFATLRTSTQPRELKRFQQLNAVRIQGAIPPGVSLDQALGFLENEAKALLPAGYSVDYAGESRQLRTEGKKFLGVFVLSAILIYLVLAAQFESFRDPFIILAGSVPLALSGALLFSFLGLTTLNIYSQVGLITLVGLVSKNGILIVEFANKLQEHGKAPLNAIIEAASTRLRPVLMTTAATVVGHLTLVFATGPGAGARNSIGIMLVTGMIIGTGFTLFVVPSIYMFVAHRQALASAPLRGESEPAADLETAAV, from the coding sequence ATGAAGCTCACCGATCTCTTCATCCGTCGGCCGGTCCTGGCAATCGTCGTCAATCTGGTCATCCTGATCGCCGGCCTGCAGTCGATCCGCACGCTGGCTGTGCGGCAGTACCCCCGCAGCGACGTCGCGGTGATCAACGTGACGACCGCCTACGTCGGCGCCAGCGCCGATCTCGTGCGCGGCTTCATCACGACCCCTCTCGAGCGGGTCATCGCCAGCGCCGACGGCATCGACTACATCGAATCGACCAGCGCCCAGGGCGTCAGCACGATCACCGTACACTTGAAGCTGAACTACGACACGAACGCCGCTCTGACGCAGATCCAGGCGAAGGTCGCCCAGGTCCGCAACACGCTGCCCCCCGAGGCGGAGGCGCCGATCATCGATCTGCAGACGGCGGACGCCCAGTTCGCCGCGATGTACATCGGCTTCTCGTCCGCCATCCTCGATCAGAACCAGATCACCGACTACCTGACCCGGGTCGTCCAGCCGAAGCTCAGCGCCGTCAGCGGGGTGCAGCGCGCCGACATCCTGGGAGACCGCACGTTCGCCATGCGGGTCTGGCTCAAGCCGGAGAAGATGGCCGCGCTGCGCATCTCCGCGACCGACGTAAGGACCGCCCTGGCGCGCGGCAATTATCTCTCCGCCCTCGGCCGGACCAAGGGCTCCATGGTGTCGGTCAACCTGATCGCCAACACCGACCTGAAATCGGCCGAGGAGTTCCGCCAGATCGTGGTCAAGGAGGAGAACGGAGTCATCGTGAGGCTCGGCGAGATCGCCGACGTGGTTCTCGGGGCCGAGAACTACGACACGGACGTGCGGTTCAGCGGCCAGACGGCCACGTTCATGGGGATCTGGGTTCTCCCGACCGTCAATTCGCTGGAGGTGGTCAAGCGGGTGCGCGGGGCTCTGCCCGAGATCCAGGCGCAGCTCCCCGCCGGGATCAAGGCCGGCGTCGCCTACGATTCCACGGTCTACATCGAGAACGCCATCGACGAGGTGCTGAAGACCCTGGGCGAGACCCTGCTCATCGTCATCGTGGTGATCTATCTCTTCCTCGGCTCGGTGCGCGCCGTGATGATCCCGGTGGTCGCCATCCCGATCTCCCTCGTCGGCGCCGTCTTTCTCATGCTCGTGGCCGGCTTCTCGATCAACCTGCTCACGCTTCTGGCCATCGTGCTGTCGGTCGGCCTGGTCGTCGACGACGCGATCGTCATGGTCGAGAACGTCGAACGCCACCTGAGCATGGGACAGCGGCCCATAGAGGCCGCCCTGGCCGCCGCCCGCGAGCTCGTGGGTCCCATCATCGCCATGACCATCACCCTGGCCACGGTCTATACGCCGGTGGCCATCCAGGGCGGACTGACCGGGACGCTGTTCCGCGAGTTCGCCTTCACGCTGGCGGGCGCCGTCATCGTCTCCGGCATCGTGGCGCTGACCCTCTCTCCCATGATGGGCTCGAGGCTCCTGCGCTCGGGCGACACCGAGCGCGGCTTCGCCGGCCTGATCAACCGGCGTTTCGAGGCCTTGCGAAGCATGTACACGCGCCACCTGTCGCGGACCCTGGCGTTCCGGCCGGTCGTGCTGGTTCTGTGGGCGATCGTCGTGCTGCTGATGGTGCCGTTCTACATGTTCTCCCAGCACGAGCTGGCCCCCACCGAGGACCAGGGATTCGTCTTCGCCATCATCCAGTCCGCCCCCAACGCCACGCTCGAGCAGACGATGCTTTTCGCGACCAAGGTGGGCGAGGTGTTCGGGTCGTTCCCGGAGAGCGACATCACCTTTCAGATCACATCGCCCGGCGGTGGATTCGGCGGCATGGTCCTGAAGCCCTGGAGCCAGAGGAAAAAGACCGCCGAGCAGCTCAAGATGGAGGCGGCCGGCGCTCTCTCGAAGCTTCCGGGTGTGCGCATGATTCCCCTGTCACCTCCGCCGCTGCCCGGCAGCGAGGGCTTTCCGGTCGAGTTCATCGTCGGCTCCACGGGCGAGCCGGCGCAGATCGCCGATCTGGCCGGCCAGCTGGTCAGAAAGGCGTACGCCAGCGGCCTCTTCATGTATGCGGACACGGATGTCAAGTTCGATCAGCCGCAGACCGAGGTCGTCTTCGACCGCGACAAGGTGCGTTCGCTCGGAGTCGACATGAGCCAGGCCGGGGCGGATCTGTCGACCCTCCTCGGCGGCAACTATGTCAATCGCTTCAGCATCCAGGGGCGCAGCTACAAGGTCATCCCTCAGGTCAAGCGCTCGGAACGGCTCACGACCGATCAGCTCAAGGACATCTACGTCACGGGCCCCGAGGGCCGGCCGGTCCCGCTGTCGACCTTCGCGACGCTCCGGACGAGCACGCAGCCCCGCGAGCTCAAGCGCTTCCAGCAGCTCAACGCCGTGCGCATCCAGGGCGCCATACCGCCCGGCGTGTCGCTCGACCAGGCGCTGGGCTTCCTCGAGAATGAGGCGAAGGCCCTCCTGCCGGCGGGATACAGCGTCGACTACGCAGGCGAGTCGCGCCAGCTCCGCACCGAGGGGAAGAAGTTCCTCGGCGTCTTCGTCCTTTCGGCCATCCTGATCTACCTGGTCCTCGCGGCCCAGTTCGAGAGCTTCCGGGATCCGTTCATCATCCTGGCCGGCTCCGTGCCGCTCGCCCTCTCCGGCGCCCTGCTCTTCTCGTTCCTCGGCCTGACGACGCTCAACATCTACAGCCAGGTCGGTCTCATCACCCTGGTCGGCCTCGTCTCGAAGAACGGCATCCTGATCGTCGAGTTCGCGAACAAGCTGCAGGAGCACGGAAAGGCTCCCCTCAACGCCATCATCGAGGCGGCCAGCACGCGTCTGCGCCCCGTCCTGATGACGACCGCCGCCACCGTGGTCGGCCATCTGACCCTGGTGTTTGCCACCGGTCCCGGCGCCGGCGCACGCAACAGCATCGGCATCATGCTCGTCACCGGCATGATCATCGGGACCGGCTTCACCCTGTTCGTCGTCCCGTCGATCTACATGTTCGTGGCGCACCGGCAGG